Proteins from one Natrinema salinisoli genomic window:
- the lpdA gene encoding dihydrolipoyl dehydrogenase: MVVGDVTTGTDVLVIGAGPAGYVAAIRAGQLDLDVTLVERDAYGGTCLNYGCIPSKALISATDVAHEAATAEEMGIHADPAIDLAGMMDWKDGVVDQLTSGVEKLCKANQVNLLEGTARFADDHTARVSHSGDGQGSETLEFEHAIIATGSRPIQIPNFEYGDEPVLDSKGALALESVPDSLVIVGAGYIGMELAGVYAKLGTDVTVVEMLDSILPGYDDDLKRPVKQRANDLGIDFEFGYTASDWHERDDGGIRVVAEPADRAAADGGSAEPVEDERLELDAEKVLVAVGRQPVSDTLDLAEAGIETDDRGFITTDSRARTNVDHIFAVGDVAGEPMLAHKGSMEGQVAAEVIAGEPAAIDYQAMPAAVFTDPEIGTVGMTESDAEEAGFETVVGQFPFRASGRALTTGESDGFVKIVADEADGYVLGASIVGPEASELIAELTLAIELGATLEDVAATVHTHPTLSESVMEAAENALGHAIHTLNR; this comes from the coding sequence ATGGTCGTCGGAGACGTCACCACCGGCACGGACGTACTGGTCATCGGTGCAGGCCCCGCCGGCTACGTGGCCGCGATCCGCGCGGGCCAGCTCGATCTCGACGTCACGCTCGTCGAGAGAGACGCCTACGGCGGGACCTGCCTGAACTACGGTTGTATCCCTTCGAAAGCATTGATCTCCGCCACCGACGTCGCACACGAGGCGGCTACCGCCGAGGAGATGGGCATCCACGCCGATCCGGCGATCGACCTCGCCGGAATGATGGACTGGAAGGACGGCGTCGTCGACCAGCTCACCAGCGGCGTCGAGAAACTCTGCAAGGCGAATCAGGTCAATCTGCTCGAGGGCACGGCCCGCTTCGCGGACGACCACACCGCCCGCGTCTCCCACAGCGGTGACGGACAGGGGTCGGAGACCCTCGAGTTCGAACACGCGATCATCGCGACCGGCTCGCGCCCGATTCAAATTCCGAACTTCGAGTACGGCGACGAGCCTGTACTCGACTCGAAAGGGGCGCTCGCGCTCGAGTCCGTTCCCGACTCGCTCGTCATCGTCGGGGCGGGGTACATCGGGATGGAGCTCGCCGGCGTCTACGCCAAACTCGGGACCGACGTGACCGTCGTCGAAATGCTCGATTCGATCCTCCCCGGATACGACGACGACCTCAAACGACCCGTGAAGCAACGCGCGAACGATCTGGGGATCGACTTCGAGTTCGGCTACACGGCATCGGACTGGCACGAGCGCGACGACGGCGGGATCCGCGTCGTCGCCGAACCCGCGGATCGGGCCGCCGCCGACGGCGGAAGCGCGGAACCCGTCGAAGACGAACGCCTCGAACTCGACGCCGAGAAGGTACTGGTAGCCGTCGGCCGTCAGCCCGTCTCGGACACGCTCGACCTCGCGGAAGCCGGCATCGAGACGGACGACCGCGGATTCATCACCACTGACTCGCGTGCGCGCACGAACGTCGACCACATCTTCGCCGTGGGCGACGTCGCGGGCGAACCGATGCTCGCCCACAAGGGCAGTATGGAGGGCCAGGTCGCGGCCGAGGTGATCGCCGGCGAACCCGCGGCGATCGACTACCAGGCCATGCCCGCAGCCGTCTTCACGGACCCCGAAATCGGCACCGTCGGCATGACCGAATCCGACGCCGAGGAGGCCGGATTCGAGACCGTCGTCGGACAGTTCCCGTTCCGGGCCAGCGGCCGCGCGCTCACGACGGGCGAGTCCGACGGCTTCGTCAAAATCGTCGCCGACGAGGCGGACGGCTACGTCCTCGGCGCCTCCATCGTCGGCCCCGAAGCCTCCGAGCTGATCGCCGAACTGACCCTCGCGATCGAACTCGGAGCGACGCTCGAGGACGTCGCTGCGACGGTCCACACCCACCCGACGCTCTCGGAATCCGTCATGGAAGCCGCCGAAAACGCACTCGGACATGCGATTCACACGCTGAACCGGTAA